The Elusimicrobiota bacterium genome has a segment encoding these proteins:
- a CDS encoding gamma carbonic anhydrase family protein translates to MIRTFAGKSPRIHKTAFIHESCEVIGDVTVGAEVSIWPMAVLRGDVDAIRVGAGTNIQDNAVLHCRRALPAIIGKGVTVGHGAIVHGSKIGDLCLVGMGAIVMEAEIGRECLIAAGALVPKGLKIPSRSLVMGFPAKAVRPLKTEELAHLRQSEAGYRKLARKHRKTSQTVPCRG, encoded by the coding sequence GTGATCAGGACTTTCGCTGGGAAAAGCCCGCGGATACATAAGACCGCGTTCATCCATGAGAGCTGCGAAGTCATCGGGGACGTGACCGTGGGAGCCGAGGTTTCGATTTGGCCCATGGCCGTGCTCCGGGGCGACGTGGACGCCATCCGGGTGGGGGCGGGCACGAACATCCAGGACAATGCCGTGCTGCATTGCCGCCGCGCTTTGCCGGCCATCATCGGCAAGGGCGTGACCGTGGGGCACGGAGCCATCGTCCATGGCTCCAAGATCGGGGACCTGTGCCTGGTGGGAATGGGGGCCATCGTGATGGAGGCCGAGATCGGACGGGAATGCCTGATCGCGGCCGGGGCCCTGGTGCCCAAGGGGCTAAAGATCCCGTCTCGAAGCCTGGTCATGGGATTTCCAGCCAAGGCGGTTCGGCCGCTCAAGACCGAGGAGCTTGCGCACCTGCGCCAGAGCGAGGCCGGCTACCGGAAGCTCGCCCGAAAGCATCGAAAGACTTCCCAAACCGTTCCATGCCGCGGCTGA
- the lptC gene encoding LPS export ABC transporter periplasmic protein LptC, with protein MMYLPALLASFTLLSCSRAGRFFEQPQQVMEGFSLSQAYRGSSSWFLKSPKAVLREDQGLAIVSFPAMKFYKNQKPISLLSSRLGLVRLASQDMTLVKSVVVRSLEDGSMLETESLEYSSKKNKFFTDKEVIVTRPGARLRGSGLEASPDFSQVKIFKQKTVIQDDKISAH; from the coding sequence GTGATGTATCTTCCGGCTCTATTGGCGAGTTTTACTCTGCTTTCCTGCAGCCGGGCAGGCCGTTTCTTCGAGCAGCCCCAGCAGGTCATGGAGGGCTTCTCCCTGAGCCAGGCCTATCGCGGGAGCTCGTCTTGGTTCCTGAAGTCCCCCAAGGCGGTTTTGCGGGAGGACCAGGGGCTGGCGATAGTCTCCTTTCCCGCGATGAAATTCTACAAAAACCAGAAACCGATCAGCCTTCTCAGCTCCCGGCTGGGGCTGGTGCGGCTCGCAAGCCAGGACATGACCCTCGTCAAGAGCGTGGTGGTCCGCTCCCTGGAGGATGGCTCGATGCTCGAAACCGAGTCCTTGGAATACTCCTCCAAGAAGAATAAATTCTTCACGGACAAGGAAGTGATCGTCACCCGTCCCGGAGCCCGCCTGCGCGGCTCCGGGCTGGAGGCTTCGCCGGATTTTTCCCAGGTCAAAATCTTCAAACAGAAAACCGTGATTCAGGATGACAAGATTAGCGCTCATTGA
- the lptB gene encoding LPS export ABC transporter ATP-binding protein, with amino-acid sequence MRLSARDIHKSYGERQVLKGLSLEVRSGEIVGLLGPNGAGKTTTFYSLAGFIRPESGSIFIDDRDVTASPMYERARRGLGYLAQEPTVFRGLTVEQNLRAVLERTMPGRLEQMRRVKELLEEFGLWGLRRQKAATLSGGEKRRLEVARAMINNPKLILLDEPFVGIDPITVGELKVLISKLKDQGIGILITDHNVRETLPIIERAYLIYDGKILVEGSSRELLEDPKARDLYLGADFKI; translated from the coding sequence ATGAGGCTCTCGGCCAGGGATATCCACAAGTCCTACGGCGAGCGCCAGGTGCTCAAGGGGCTTTCCCTGGAGGTTCGCTCCGGGGAGATCGTGGGGCTTCTGGGGCCCAACGGGGCCGGGAAAACCACCACCTTCTACAGCCTGGCGGGCTTCATCCGCCCGGAGTCCGGGAGCATCTTCATAGACGACCGGGACGTGACGGCCTCCCCCATGTACGAGAGGGCGCGCCGGGGCCTCGGGTATTTGGCCCAGGAGCCCACGGTTTTTCGGGGGCTCACCGTCGAGCAGAACCTGAGAGCGGTACTCGAGCGCACTATGCCGGGGCGCCTGGAGCAGATGCGGCGGGTCAAAGAGCTTCTGGAGGAGTTCGGGCTTTGGGGGCTTAGGCGCCAAAAGGCGGCCACCCTTTCCGGGGGCGAGAAGCGCCGCCTCGAGGTGGCCCGGGCCATGATCAACAATCCTAAACTCATTCTTTTGGACGAGCCCTTCGTCGGCATAGACCCCATCACCGTGGGCGAACTCAAGGTTCTCATCTCCAAGCTCAAGGACCAGGGCATCGGGATACTGATCACCGACCACAACGTGCGCGAGACCTTGCCCATCATCGAGAGGGCCTACCTCATTTACGACGGAAAGATACTGGTGGAGGGCTCCTCGCGAGAGCTCCTCGAGGACCCCAAGGCGCGCGACCTCTACCTCGGCGCGGATTTTAAAATCTAA
- the nadB gene encoding L-aspartate oxidase, which produces MKYHSDFLVLGSGIAGLLSAHKLSELGSVRVVTKKEAAESNTNYAQGGIAAVMDPLDSFESHVQDTLKAGAGLCDERIVRLTVEEGPERIRELQELGVRFSRNKKSADLGLEAGHSQRRILHSGDITGREIERALLRLCRDNPKIRFFEDHLAVNLILDEQGRARGAYVMDRRGGAIHAMTAQVVILATGGAGKVYIYTSNPDIATGDGMAMAYRAGATLANMEFVQFHPTCLYHPQAKSFLLSEALRGEGARLRLEGGKAFMRRYHPDAELAPRDIVARAIDSELKRSGDECVFLDITHRPKSFLLKRFPNIYRKMLGFGLDMAESPIPVVPAAHFFCGGVRTDEYGMTDVPRLFAVGETAHTGLHGANRLASNSLLEGCVFAYRAYRRLKEDSGALDLPSFRPAPWNPGNAVPSDEAVVISQNWHEIRRLMWDYVGIVRSDKRLERALRRMKLLNEEIQEYYWDFLLTSDLVELRNIAEVATAMILSAMKRKESRGLHYNLDYPRPLKSERRDTLLSKKEAVAAHD; this is translated from the coding sequence ATGAAATACCACTCCGATTTCCTGGTCCTGGGCAGCGGCATCGCCGGGCTTCTGAGCGCGCACAAGCTCTCGGAGCTCGGTTCCGTGCGCGTCGTGACCAAGAAGGAGGCGGCCGAGTCCAACACGAATTACGCGCAGGGCGGCATCGCCGCGGTCATGGACCCCTTGGACAGCTTTGAGAGCCATGTTCAGGACACCTTGAAGGCCGGGGCCGGACTTTGCGACGAGCGGATAGTTCGCTTGACGGTGGAGGAAGGCCCCGAGCGCATCCGCGAGCTCCAGGAATTAGGGGTTCGCTTCAGCCGCAATAAAAAGTCCGCGGACCTTGGGCTGGAGGCCGGGCACTCCCAGCGGCGCATCCTCCACTCCGGGGACATCACGGGCCGGGAGATCGAGAGGGCCCTGCTCCGCCTGTGCCGGGATAATCCGAAGATCCGATTCTTCGAGGATCACCTGGCCGTGAACCTGATCCTGGATGAGCAAGGCCGCGCCCGGGGCGCCTATGTCATGGACCGGCGCGGCGGGGCCATCCACGCCATGACGGCCCAGGTCGTCATCCTGGCCACGGGAGGGGCAGGGAAGGTCTACATTTACACCTCCAATCCCGACATCGCCACGGGAGACGGCATGGCCATGGCCTACCGCGCCGGGGCCACCTTGGCCAACATGGAATTCGTGCAGTTCCACCCCACCTGCCTTTACCATCCGCAGGCCAAGTCCTTTCTTCTTTCGGAGGCCCTGCGCGGAGAAGGGGCCAGGCTCCGCCTCGAGGGCGGCAAGGCCTTCATGAGACGCTACCACCCGGACGCGGAGCTGGCTCCCCGCGACATCGTGGCCCGGGCCATAGACTCGGAGCTTAAGAGGTCCGGCGACGAGTGCGTCTTCCTCGACATCACCCACCGCCCTAAATCCTTTCTCCTCAAGCGCTTTCCCAACATCTACCGCAAGATGCTGGGCTTCGGCCTCGACATGGCCGAGTCCCCGATTCCCGTGGTGCCGGCCGCGCATTTCTTCTGCGGCGGCGTGCGCACCGACGAATACGGGATGACCGATGTCCCCCGCCTATTCGCCGTGGGCGAAACCGCCCACACCGGGCTTCATGGCGCCAATCGCCTGGCCTCCAATTCCCTTCTTGAGGGCTGCGTCTTCGCGTATCGGGCGTACCGGCGCCTCAAAGAGGACAGCGGCGCTCTCGACCTTCCCTCCTTCCGTCCAGCCCCATGGAACCCGGGCAACGCCGTGCCCTCGGACGAGGCGGTGGTCATATCGCAGAACTGGCATGAGATCCGCAGGCTCATGTGGGACTACGTCGGGATCGTGCGCTCCGACAAGCGCCTGGAGCGGGCGCTGCGGCGCATGAAGTTGTTAAACGAGGAGATCCAAGAGTACTATTGGGACTTTCTCCTGACGTCAGACTTGGTGGAACTCCGGAACATCGCCGAGGTCGCCACGGCTATGATTCTTTCCGCCATGAAGCGCAAGGAAAGCCGCGGCCTGCACTACAACCTCGATTATCCCCGCCCGCTGAAGTCCGAGCGCCGGGACACCTTGCTTTCCAAGAAAGAAGCCGTTGCGGCCCACGACTAG
- a CDS encoding ferrous iron transport protein A has translation MTLKEAALGEPVRIVGFESLSAPETFRLSSMGLREQAVVTKLLKTPLRDPVECLIGPQLVAIESWLMERILVELPVEASAG, from the coding sequence ATGACCCTGAAAGAAGCCGCCCTGGGCGAGCCGGTCCGTATCGTCGGCTTCGAGTCTTTGAGCGCTCCGGAGACGTTCCGCCTGTCCTCCATGGGCCTGCGGGAGCAGGCCGTGGTGACCAAGCTCCTTAAAACCCCCCTGCGCGATCCCGTGGAATGCCTGATCGGCCCCCAGCTCGTCGCCATCGAGTCGTGGCTCATGGAGCGCATCCTGGTCGAGCTCCCGGTCGAGGCCTCCGCGGGATGA
- a CDS encoding CTP synthase: MTKYIFVTGGVVSSLGKGISASSLGKLLQARGLEVAMLKCDPYINVDPGTMNPFQHGEVYVTEDGAETDLDLGHYERFLNRDMHQINNFTAGKVYETVIARERRGDFLGTTVQVIPHITDEIKNRFRQVSKGADVVLVEIGGTVGDIESLPFLEAARQMGLELGKDNVLYLHVTLLPYIKASEELKTKPTQHSVGKLREIGINPDIIVCRTEKPLSPEMKAKLSMFCSVPKESVIEAPDVESIYEVPMIFQKQGLDEQVMMLLRLRSQSKDLEHWNQFVARSKNPKHELNIALAGKYTDYKDAYKSVNEALAHGGIAHDAKICIRFLDTTNPDIHKQVADVHGILVPGGFGDRGIEGKIRMAQIARESRIPYFGLCLGLQIAVIEFCRNVLKLSGAHSTEFEPRTRYPVIDILPEQKAVKDLGATMRLGTYECFLKKGSLAQRAYGQTMISERHRHRYEVNNKYRKLFEEAGLAASGVHAPKNLVEVVELKDHPWFLAVQFHPEFKSRPESPHPLFAGFVGAALERALSMRASKSHA; encoded by the coding sequence ATGACCAAGTACATTTTCGTGACGGGAGGCGTTGTGAGCTCTTTAGGCAAGGGGATCAGCGCCTCGTCGCTCGGCAAGCTCCTGCAGGCCCGGGGCCTCGAGGTCGCGATGCTCAAGTGCGACCCCTACATCAACGTGGACCCAGGGACCATGAACCCCTTCCAGCACGGGGAGGTCTATGTGACCGAGGACGGGGCCGAGACGGATCTCGACCTCGGACATTACGAGCGCTTCCTCAACCGCGACATGCACCAGATCAATAACTTCACGGCGGGCAAGGTCTATGAGACCGTGATCGCGCGCGAGCGCCGCGGGGACTTTCTCGGCACCACGGTCCAAGTCATCCCCCACATCACCGATGAGATCAAGAACCGCTTCCGCCAGGTGAGCAAGGGAGCCGACGTGGTCCTTGTCGAGATCGGCGGGACCGTCGGCGACATAGAGAGCCTTCCCTTCCTCGAGGCCGCCCGACAGATGGGCCTGGAACTCGGCAAGGACAACGTCCTGTACCTGCACGTCACCTTGCTGCCCTACATCAAGGCCTCCGAGGAGCTCAAGACCAAGCCCACTCAGCACAGCGTGGGCAAGCTCCGGGAGATCGGCATCAACCCCGACATCATCGTCTGCCGCACGGAGAAGCCCTTGAGCCCGGAGATGAAGGCCAAGCTCAGCATGTTCTGCTCGGTGCCCAAGGAGTCGGTGATCGAGGCTCCGGACGTTGAGAGCATCTACGAAGTCCCCATGATTTTTCAAAAGCAGGGCCTCGACGAACAGGTCATGATGCTCCTGCGCCTGCGCAGCCAATCCAAGGATCTGGAGCACTGGAACCAATTCGTGGCGCGCTCTAAGAACCCCAAGCACGAGCTCAATATCGCTTTGGCCGGCAAGTACACCGACTACAAGGACGCTTATAAGTCCGTCAACGAGGCCTTGGCCCACGGCGGCATCGCCCACGACGCCAAGATCTGCATTCGATTCCTCGACACCACCAACCCCGACATCCACAAGCAGGTCGCCGACGTCCACGGGATACTCGTGCCCGGAGGCTTCGGAGACCGTGGGATCGAGGGCAAGATCCGCATGGCCCAGATCGCGCGGGAATCGCGCATCCCCTATTTCGGGCTGTGCCTGGGCCTGCAGATCGCGGTGATCGAGTTCTGCCGCAACGTCCTCAAGCTTTCCGGGGCCCACTCCACGGAGTTCGAGCCCAGGACCCGCTACCCCGTTATAGACATCCTGCCCGAGCAGAAGGCCGTCAAGGACCTAGGGGCCACCATGAGGCTCGGGACCTACGAGTGCTTCTTGAAAAAGGGAAGCCTCGCCCAGCGGGCCTACGGCCAAACCATGATTTCCGAGCGCCACCGCCACCGCTACGAGGTCAACAACAAATACCGGAAGCTTTTCGAGGAGGCGGGCCTGGCGGCGAGCGGCGTCCACGCCCCCAAGAACCTGGTCGAGGTGGTGGAGCTCAAGGACCACCCCTGGTTTCTCGCGGTTCAGTTCCATCCCGAGTTCAAGAGCCGCCCGGAAAGCCCCCATCCGCTTTTCGCCGGCTTCGTGGGCGCGGCCTTGGAGCGCGCGCTTTCCATGAGGGCCTCCAAGAGCCATGCCTAG
- a CDS encoding ferrous iron transporter B produces the protein MIVALAGRPNTGKTTLFNALTGLRQRVANFAGCTVEKAVGQASWGSGDMEVVDLPGTFSILAHAEDEKVAFKFMAQCLSSARPFQVVCVTEASNLVNDLPLALSLKGCGYPVILAVNMMDEAALNGVVIDKPRLEEELGVPVFLISARNGTGMTELKSFLAEACAARPSGRDFLDLSAASVAELVSIQEESQALAWAALARAVRMPPSANWKTLSQSIRLDRWLFHPFLGPLALGAALFLVFQSLFALGAPARDFIASGLASFSNALRPVLPGELLASLVCDGIIAGVSAVATFIPQIAILFVLIGILEQSGYLPRAGAMVDRALRPFGLDGKVFIPFLSSFACAIPGVMATRTIANKKRRLTAILLAPLMTCSARIPVYTLIIAAFVPSSCRIMGFNAQGLVMSGMYAFGIVAALLMALALRGTPLYEAHPSPLTPLPPYRLPRAKELFRYVWVRCWHFLGKAGKVIFVLSLALWTLASFPRSEKAVAPMRRGIELAQSLPGPAREARVRELKARMAAVTIENSLLGRLGRAVEPLFKPIGYDWRLSVAVISSLAAREVFVGTLGTLFALSGEGSSPQGLVEALRNSRTPDGSPRYGLATAVSLLFFFAIALQCVSTIVVVERETGSWKWPALQFCAFFALAYSMSWAGYHATKLFLQ, from the coding sequence ATGATCGTCGCCTTGGCCGGGCGGCCCAACACCGGCAAGACCACCCTTTTCAACGCCTTGACCGGTCTGCGCCAAAGGGTCGCCAATTTCGCCGGGTGCACCGTGGAGAAGGCCGTGGGCCAGGCGAGTTGGGGCTCTGGCGATATGGAGGTCGTGGATTTGCCCGGAACCTTCTCCATCCTTGCCCATGCCGAGGACGAGAAGGTCGCCTTTAAATTCATGGCGCAATGCCTGTCCTCGGCGCGCCCCTTCCAAGTGGTTTGCGTGACGGAGGCCAGCAATCTCGTCAACGATCTTCCCCTGGCGCTCAGCCTCAAGGGCTGCGGCTATCCGGTGATCTTGGCGGTGAACATGATGGACGAGGCCGCGCTCAATGGAGTTGTCATAGATAAACCGAGGCTCGAAGAGGAGCTGGGGGTCCCGGTTTTCCTTATTTCGGCTAGAAATGGCACCGGCATGACAGAGCTGAAGAGCTTCCTGGCCGAGGCTTGCGCTGCTCGCCCATCCGGCCGAGACTTCCTGGATCTGAGCGCGGCCTCCGTGGCGGAGCTGGTGTCCATCCAGGAGGAGTCCCAGGCCCTGGCTTGGGCCGCGCTTGCGCGCGCCGTTCGCATGCCCCCATCCGCCAACTGGAAAACCCTGTCCCAGTCGATTCGCCTGGACCGCTGGCTTTTTCACCCCTTCCTCGGGCCTCTGGCCTTGGGGGCCGCCCTGTTCCTCGTTTTCCAATCCCTCTTCGCCTTGGGCGCTCCGGCGAGGGACTTCATCGCCTCGGGCCTGGCCTCGTTCTCCAACGCCTTGCGCCCCGTTCTTCCGGGAGAGCTCTTGGCAAGCCTCGTTTGCGACGGGATCATCGCGGGAGTCTCCGCGGTGGCGACCTTCATCCCGCAGATCGCCATTCTTTTTGTCCTCATCGGGATCCTGGAGCAAAGCGGTTATCTGCCTCGTGCCGGTGCCATGGTGGACAGGGCCCTTCGGCCCTTCGGCCTCGACGGCAAGGTATTCATCCCCTTCTTATCCAGCTTTGCCTGCGCCATTCCCGGGGTGATGGCGACCCGAACCATCGCCAACAAGAAACGTCGGCTCACGGCCATCCTCCTGGCTCCGCTCATGACATGCTCGGCGCGCATCCCTGTCTATACCTTGATCATCGCGGCCTTCGTCCCCTCTTCCTGCAGGATCATGGGATTCAATGCCCAGGGACTGGTTATGAGCGGCATGTACGCCTTCGGCATCGTCGCGGCTCTTCTTATGGCCTTGGCCCTGAGGGGGACCCCACTTTACGAGGCGCATCCCTCTCCTCTCACGCCGCTGCCGCCTTACCGACTGCCCCGCGCCAAGGAACTTTTCCGCTACGTTTGGGTGCGTTGCTGGCATTTTCTGGGAAAGGCCGGGAAAGTGATATTCGTTTTAAGCCTGGCTCTTTGGACCTTGGCCTCGTTTCCCAGGTCCGAGAAGGCCGTCGCTCCTATGCGTCGGGGAATCGAACTAGCCCAAAGCCTTCCCGGCCCGGCCAGAGAGGCTCGGGTCCGGGAACTGAAGGCGCGCATGGCGGCCGTCACCATCGAGAACAGCCTGCTGGGAAGGCTGGGGCGGGCCGTCGAGCCGCTGTTCAAGCCCATCGGCTATGACTGGAGGCTGAGTGTGGCCGTCATCTCGTCCTTGGCGGCGCGCGAGGTGTTCGTCGGCACGCTCGGCACGTTGTTCGCTTTGAGCGGGGAGGGTTCCTCTCCGCAGGGGCTGGTGGAGGCGCTCAGGAATTCCCGGACCCCGGACGGCTCCCCCCGCTATGGCCTGGCCACGGCGGTGAGCCTGCTGTTTTTTTTCGCGATCGCCCTGCAGTGCGTGTCCACGATCGTCGTGGTGGAGCGGGAGACTGGCTCCTGGAAATGGCCGGCTCTGCAGTTCTGCGCCTTTTTCGCCTTGGCCTATTCCATGTCGTGGGCCGGCTATCACGCCACCAAGCTATTCCTTCAGTAA
- a CDS encoding tetratricopeptide repeat protein translates to MSSLEGLFWKAEALRGRGYFSRCEPLYRKVLSSSPDRASLWFDSCLALASVKRSLGGVAEARELLRASASAAKDADQRQQLTLESALVDRAAGLYKKSLAKLQPFLIHYKREGDWVGAAYILWAMGGSLRFSGNLEGSRKAFLASLAYAGKAEDRSGQAYALFGLGGTCRIQGRFKEAEDYYARASRLLAGTDDVFGRAYAHCGLANVLRQRGMLGPAERNYHKAHRLYSLLEDAVDLAYVDWGLGKVCLHQGRLREAEKRFQQALKAFAKAGEARGMVLSEVSLAQLWHAQGKTTRAEALFDKACRRSRKAGLHAHLEIFT, encoded by the coding sequence ATGAGCAGCCTGGAGGGTCTTTTCTGGAAAGCCGAAGCCTTGAGGGGGCGCGGCTATTTTAGCCGCTGCGAGCCTCTCTACCGGAAGGTCCTGAGCTCAAGCCCGGACCGCGCCTCTCTATGGTTCGACTCCTGCTTGGCCTTGGCCAGCGTGAAGAGAAGCCTCGGCGGCGTCGCCGAGGCTCGCGAGCTCTTGCGCGCAAGCGCTTCGGCGGCGAAAGACGCGGATCAACGACAGCAATTAACCCTGGAATCCGCGCTGGTGGACCGGGCCGCGGGGCTCTACAAGAAAAGCCTGGCCAAGCTTCAGCCATTTCTCATCCATTACAAACGGGAGGGCGATTGGGTCGGGGCGGCCTACATCCTTTGGGCCATGGGCGGATCCCTCCGATTCTCGGGGAACTTGGAGGGCTCGAGGAAGGCTTTTCTCGCCTCTTTGGCCTACGCCGGAAAGGCCGAGGACCGCTCCGGACAGGCCTACGCCCTCTTCGGCCTCGGGGGCACCTGCCGGATCCAGGGCCGTTTTAAAGAGGCCGAGGATTATTACGCCCGCGCCTCGCGTCTTCTGGCCGGCACCGACGACGTTTTCGGACGGGCCTACGCCCATTGCGGCCTGGCCAACGTGCTGAGGCAACGGGGAATGCTCGGACCGGCCGAGAGGAATTACCATAAAGCCCATCGGCTTTACTCCCTACTGGAGGACGCGGTAGATCTTGCCTACGTTGACTGGGGGTTGGGCAAGGTTTGCCTACACCAAGGCCGGCTGCGGGAGGCCGAAAAGCGCTTCCAGCAGGCCCTCAAGGCCTTCGCCAAGGCGGGCGAGGCCCGCGGCATGGTCTTATCGGAAGTTTCCTTGGCCCAGCTCTGGCATGCTCAAGGCAAAACCACCCGAGCCGAGGCTCTCTTCGACAAGGCCTGCCGGCGCTCGCGCAAAGCCGGACTGCACGCCCACCTGGAAATCTTCACGTAG
- the kdsA gene encoding 3-deoxy-8-phosphooctulonate synthase, whose amino-acid sequence MPSIKVKVGPVVFDNEGPLSFIAGPCALESEPLLLKVGEALKRAFCAFRTSYVLKSSYDKANRTSLSSFRGPGLEKGLEILSRVGRNLGVPVLTDVHEPFQAEIAARHVDILQVPAFLCRQTDLLLACGKTGKPVNIKKGQFLAPWDMKNAVKKIESTGNRQILLTERGSSFGYGNLVVDMRSLEIMKELGYPVIYDATHSVQLPGGLGHATDGQRQYAAPLARAAAALGIAGIFMETHPSPSQALSDGPNSVFLKDVPALVGKLRQIDAVVKKTR is encoded by the coding sequence ATGCCTAGCATTAAGGTCAAGGTCGGGCCGGTGGTTTTCGACAACGAGGGGCCCCTCTCCTTCATCGCGGGCCCCTGCGCTTTGGAGTCGGAACCTCTCCTCCTTAAGGTGGGAGAAGCCCTGAAGAGAGCTTTTTGCGCCTTCAGGACGTCTTACGTTCTGAAGTCTTCCTACGACAAGGCCAACCGGACCTCGCTTTCCTCCTTCCGTGGCCCGGGGCTTGAAAAGGGCCTTGAGATACTCTCTCGCGTCGGGAGAAATCTTGGCGTGCCCGTGCTGACGGACGTCCACGAGCCTTTCCAGGCCGAGATAGCCGCCCGGCACGTGGACATCCTCCAGGTGCCGGCCTTCCTCTGCCGGCAGACGGATCTTCTCCTGGCCTGCGGGAAGACGGGCAAGCCTGTGAACATCAAGAAGGGCCAGTTTCTGGCGCCCTGGGACATGAAAAACGCCGTCAAGAAAATCGAATCCACTGGCAACCGCCAAATCCTCCTCACCGAGAGGGGGAGCTCCTTCGGCTACGGCAACCTCGTGGTGGACATGCGCTCCCTGGAGATCATGAAGGAGCTGGGCTACCCTGTGATTTACGACGCCACGCATTCCGTGCAGCTTCCTGGAGGGCTGGGCCACGCCACGGACGGCCAAAGGCAGTACGCCGCCCCCCTGGCCCGCGCCGCTGCCGCCCTGGGAATCGCGGGCATTTTCATGGAAACCCATCCGTCGCCTTCTCAGGCCCTTTCGGACGGACCCAACTCTGTTTTCTTGAAGGACGTTCCGGCCTTGGTGGGAAAGCTTCGCCAAATCGACGCGGTGGTCAAGAAAACCCGATGA
- a CDS encoding zinc ribbon domain-containing protein: MKCLNCGQENKDSAKSCRKCSRDLSIPPAWFPDPRWHLKTLGIIYASLALAYFGVSRLLKSLPKPYQIRTIPVEMTPWLRKGVKHLPEDQLKPPISPQAFPDGSKDHGASAPQPTPR, encoded by the coding sequence ATGAAATGCCTCAACTGCGGCCAAGAAAACAAGGATTCCGCCAAGAGCTGCCGGAAATGCTCCCGAGACCTCTCCATTCCTCCCGCCTGGTTTCCAGACCCGCGCTGGCACTTGAAGACCTTGGGAATCATCTACGCAAGCCTCGCCCTGGCCTACTTCGGGGTAAGCCGGCTTCTCAAGTCCCTTCCCAAGCCCTACCAGATCAGGACCATCCCTGTGGAGATGACGCCCTGGCTTAGAAAAGGCGTCAAGCACCTGCCGGAGGATCAGTTGAAGCCGCCCATTAGCCCCCAGGCATTCCCCGACGGATCCAAGGACCACGGCGCTTCCGCGCCGCAGCCCACGCCTCGGTGA